One window from the genome of Actinoplanes teichomyceticus ATCC 31121 encodes:
- a CDS encoding DNA polymerase ligase N-terminal domain-containing protein codes for MAASQDRLDAYRRMRDFARTPEPSGAVTVGGARRFVVQRHRARRLHYDFRLEIGGVLVSWAVPKGPTLDPGVRRAAYHVEDHPLAYFDFEGVIPAGQYGGGDVIVWDAGTWQPRPARRGQDTDPARAVQAGELHLDLHGEKLRGRFALVRTGDGRAGRESWLLIHKRDEHAAPGWDAEQHPLSVLSGRTNEQVAAQPERMWRSDRPAERAAVTLRHPAASPGELAALDALGAGGTWEIFGRRLRVTNLDKVLFPGEPPLTKREFLHYTARVAPVVTPYLAGRALNMHRYPNGAGTRGFWHKELPEHAPDWLPRWTNPAADPGETRTYLVVDEPAALIWAANFGALEWHPWTSPVDAPHQPTYALVDIDPGTTTSWDDVLTLARLHRTAFEHLGVTARAKVTGRRGIQIWVPVAPGLGFDDTRAWVRDLSRSIGAVVPELVSWKWQKNERGGLARLDYTQNAINRTLVAPYSPRPAPDAPVSAPIDWAELDDPALRPDGFPLRSVLRRLDERGDLFRDVLDHPQKLPPLT; via the coding sequence ATGGCGGCGTCGCAGGATCGGCTGGACGCGTACCGGCGGATGCGTGACTTCGCCCGCACGCCGGAGCCGTCCGGGGCGGTGACCGTCGGTGGCGCGCGGCGCTTCGTGGTGCAGCGCCACCGGGCCCGGCGGCTGCACTACGACTTCCGGCTGGAGATCGGCGGGGTGCTGGTCAGCTGGGCGGTGCCGAAGGGGCCGACGCTCGATCCGGGCGTGCGCCGGGCCGCGTACCACGTCGAGGACCATCCACTGGCGTACTTCGACTTCGAGGGCGTCATCCCGGCCGGTCAGTACGGCGGCGGTGACGTCATCGTCTGGGACGCCGGCACGTGGCAGCCGCGACCGGCGCGGCGCGGCCAGGACACCGACCCGGCGCGGGCGGTCCAGGCCGGCGAACTGCACCTGGACCTGCACGGCGAGAAGCTGCGCGGCCGGTTCGCGCTGGTCCGTACCGGCGACGGGCGGGCCGGGCGGGAGTCCTGGCTGCTGATCCACAAGCGCGACGAGCACGCGGCGCCCGGCTGGGACGCCGAGCAGCATCCGCTCTCGGTGCTCAGCGGCCGGACCAACGAGCAGGTCGCGGCGCAGCCGGAGCGGATGTGGCGCTCGGACCGGCCGGCCGAACGCGCCGCGGTCACGCTGCGCCACCCGGCCGCCTCCCCCGGCGAGCTGGCGGCGCTGGACGCGCTCGGCGCCGGCGGCACCTGGGAGATCTTCGGGCGCCGCCTGCGGGTCACCAACCTCGACAAGGTGCTGTTCCCCGGCGAGCCACCACTGACCAAACGGGAGTTCCTGCACTACACCGCCCGGGTCGCGCCGGTCGTGACGCCGTATCTGGCCGGGCGGGCGCTGAACATGCACCGCTACCCCAACGGGGCCGGGACCCGCGGCTTCTGGCACAAGGAGCTGCCCGAGCACGCCCCGGACTGGCTGCCGCGCTGGACCAACCCGGCGGCCGATCCGGGCGAGACCCGGACGTACCTGGTGGTGGACGAGCCGGCCGCGCTGATCTGGGCGGCCAACTTCGGGGCGCTGGAGTGGCACCCGTGGACCTCGCCGGTGGACGCCCCGCACCAGCCGACGTACGCCCTCGTCGACATCGACCCGGGCACCACGACCTCCTGGGACGACGTGCTGACCCTGGCCCGGCTGCACCGCACCGCGTTCGAGCATCTCGGGGTGACCGCCCGGGCCAAGGTGACCGGGCGGCGCGGCATCCAGATCTGGGTGCCGGTCGCGCCGGGGCTCGGCTTCGACGACACCCGGGCGTGGGTGCGCGACCTGTCGCGCAGCATCGGCGCGGTCGTTCCCGAGCTGGTGAGCTGGAAGTGGCAGAAGAACGAGCGGGGCGGGCTGGCCCGGCTCGACTACACGCAGAACGCGATCAACCGGACGTTGGTCGCCCCGTACAGCCCGCGGCCGGCGCCGGACGCTCCGGTGTCCGCGCCGATCGACTGGGCCGAGCTCGACGACCCGGCGCTGCGCCCGGACGGTTTCCCGCTGCGGAGCGTGCTGCGGCGGCTGGACGAGCGCGGTGACCTGTTCCGGGACGTCCTGGATCATCCGCAGAAGCTGCCGCCGCTGACTTGA
- a CDS encoding FAD-dependent oxidoreductase: protein MLAGTRESYWMDTTPATTYPALPDDIEADVAVVGGGIAGLCTAWELTEAGRRVALIEADRIAAGVTGYTTAKLSVLHTLIYDRLRTSFDRDAARLYATSQQQAVDRVAELAARLRIDCELERVPAYTWTESAEGVPRIRAEADAAAEAGLPASFVTRTGLPFPVAGAVRVENQAQFHPRKFLLALAEDLTRRGGRIFERTRATGLHEGEPCTVTTEHGRTVTARQVVIATHYPVFDRALLFARLQPRRELVVAAAIPAGQDPGGAYLTPERNTRSIRTAPYRTGQRLLIVTGEHFTPGEGDPAQRWERLIGWTRERFPDAEIGYRWATQDNTTTDGVPFIGPFHPGAGNVYVATGFGGWGMSSGVLTGALLTAYLTGAAPAWAELYDPRRLGLAREAGTMLKLQAKVAGHFVGDRLRPSHADSVDDIAPGSGAVVRIGGQHCAAYRDRAGEVHAVSARCTHLGCLVAFNDAETAWECPCHGSRFGIDGSVLQGPANRPLPPVHRE, encoded by the coding sequence ATGCTGGCAGGTACGCGCGAGTCGTATTGGATGGACACCACCCCGGCTACCACGTATCCGGCCCTGCCGGACGACATCGAGGCCGACGTGGCCGTGGTCGGCGGCGGAATCGCCGGGCTGTGCACGGCGTGGGAGCTGACCGAGGCCGGGCGCCGCGTGGCGCTCATCGAGGCCGACCGCATCGCGGCGGGCGTCACCGGCTACACCACGGCGAAGCTGTCGGTGCTGCACACGCTGATCTACGACCGGCTGCGCACGTCGTTCGACCGGGACGCGGCGCGGCTGTACGCCACCTCACAGCAGCAGGCGGTGGACCGGGTCGCCGAGCTGGCCGCTCGGCTGCGCATCGACTGCGAGCTGGAGCGGGTGCCGGCGTACACCTGGACCGAGTCGGCCGAGGGCGTGCCGCGGATCCGGGCCGAGGCGGACGCCGCCGCCGAGGCCGGGCTGCCCGCCTCGTTCGTCACCCGGACCGGCCTGCCGTTCCCGGTGGCCGGCGCGGTCCGGGTGGAGAATCAGGCCCAGTTCCACCCCCGCAAATTCCTGCTCGCCCTGGCCGAGGACCTGACCCGGCGCGGCGGCCGGATATTCGAGCGGACCCGGGCGACCGGGCTGCACGAGGGCGAGCCGTGCACCGTCACCACCGAGCACGGGCGCACGGTCACCGCGCGGCAGGTGGTGATCGCCACCCACTACCCGGTGTTCGACCGGGCGCTGCTGTTCGCCCGCCTGCAACCGCGCCGGGAGCTGGTGGTCGCGGCCGCCATCCCGGCCGGGCAGGACCCCGGCGGCGCCTACCTGACGCCCGAGCGGAACACCCGGTCGATCCGCACCGCGCCGTACCGAACCGGGCAGCGCCTGCTGATCGTCACCGGCGAACACTTCACCCCGGGCGAGGGCGACCCGGCGCAGCGGTGGGAACGCCTGATCGGCTGGACCCGGGAGCGGTTCCCGGACGCGGAGATCGGCTACCGCTGGGCCACCCAGGACAACACCACCACCGACGGGGTGCCGTTCATCGGGCCGTTCCACCCGGGCGCCGGCAACGTCTACGTCGCCACCGGATTCGGCGGGTGGGGCATGAGCTCGGGCGTGCTCACCGGCGCGCTGCTGACCGCGTACCTCACCGGCGCGGCGCCCGCGTGGGCCGAGCTCTACGACCCACGCCGGCTCGGTCTGGCCCGCGAGGCCGGCACGATGCTCAAGTTGCAGGCCAAGGTGGCCGGGCACTTCGTCGGTGACCGGCTGCGGCCGTCGCACGCCGACTCGGTCGACGACATCGCGCCGGGCTCCGGGGCGGTGGTGCGCATCGGCGGGCAACACTGCGCGGCGTACCGGGACCGGGCCGGCGAGGTCCACGCCGTGTCGGCCCGCTGCACCCACCTGGGCTGCCTGGTCGCGTTCAACGACGCCGAGACCGCGTGGGAGTGCCCGTGTCACGGGTCCCGGTTCGGCATCGACGGCTCGGTCCTGCAGGGACCGGCGAACCGGCCGCTGCCGCCGGTGCACCGGGAGTAA
- a CDS encoding MFS transporter, with protein MSTQAPPVRPVPQPAWAPLRIAAFRSLWLALLASNIGTWMQTVGAQWLLVEQSGTDTLVAVVQTASTLPIVLLALPSGALADTFDRRRLLIAVQVFLSAVGLLLTVLTLAHHMPATLLLTLTFVLGAGQALTAPAWQAVIPELVPRPQLASASALGAISMNLARAVGPAVAGVLIARTDTGVVFGLNTLSFALFALVLMRWRPAASGPAGAPEPFAAAMRAGSRYVRHSPVVRRILLRAALFLVPGSALWALLPLVASRRLGLASGGYGVLLAAVGAGAVAGALLLPRMRARWSLNRLLLIAGLAFAAVLAVLALARSETAVVLALLPAGLAWVLVLSSVNAAMQLFLPGWVRARGLAVYQMVFAGAQAAGALAWGALSDLTGLMPALMSATGLMLAGAVTLRWWPMRDTSGLDREPAVYWPEPHLDLDPDEHDGPVLVTAAYPVSPPHETAFIEAMQAVRRSRLRTGAVRWGLFRDGEHAGRFVEVYLVPSWDEHLRQHTGRLTGADQAVEERARALADGPPEVSHLLSRA; from the coding sequence ATGAGCACGCAAGCGCCTCCCGTCCGCCCGGTTCCGCAGCCGGCCTGGGCGCCGTTGCGGATCGCCGCGTTCCGCAGCCTCTGGCTGGCCCTGCTGGCCAGCAACATCGGCACCTGGATGCAGACCGTCGGCGCGCAGTGGCTGCTGGTCGAGCAGTCCGGGACGGACACCCTGGTGGCGGTGGTGCAGACGGCCAGCACGCTGCCGATCGTGCTGCTGGCGTTGCCGTCCGGCGCGCTGGCCGACACCTTCGACCGGCGGCGGCTGCTCATCGCCGTACAGGTGTTCCTCAGCGCGGTCGGGCTCCTGCTCACCGTGCTGACCCTGGCCCACCACATGCCGGCCACGCTGCTGCTGACGCTCACCTTCGTGCTCGGGGCCGGGCAGGCGCTGACCGCCCCGGCGTGGCAGGCCGTCATCCCGGAACTGGTGCCGCGCCCGCAGCTGGCGTCCGCGTCGGCGCTCGGCGCGATCAGCATGAACCTGGCCCGGGCGGTCGGCCCTGCGGTGGCCGGGGTGCTGATCGCCCGCACCGACACCGGTGTGGTGTTCGGGCTCAACACCCTGTCGTTCGCGCTGTTCGCCCTGGTGCTCATGCGCTGGCGGCCCGCGGCCAGCGGGCCGGCCGGCGCGCCGGAGCCGTTCGCCGCGGCGATGCGCGCCGGCAGCCGGTACGTCCGGCACTCCCCGGTGGTGCGCCGGATCCTGCTGCGCGCCGCGCTGTTCCTGGTGCCCGGCAGCGCGCTGTGGGCGCTGCTGCCGCTGGTCGCCAGCCGCCGCCTCGGCCTGGCCTCGGGCGGGTACGGCGTGCTGCTCGCCGCCGTCGGCGCCGGCGCGGTGGCCGGCGCCCTGCTGCTGCCCCGGATGCGGGCCCGCTGGTCGCTGAACCGGCTGCTGCTGATCGCCGGCCTCGCGTTCGCGGCCGTGCTCGCCGTGCTCGCCCTGGCGCGCTCGGAGACCGCGGTGGTGCTCGCGCTGCTGCCCGCGGGCCTCGCCTGGGTGCTGGTGCTGTCCAGCGTGAACGCCGCCATGCAGCTGTTCCTGCCGGGCTGGGTGCGCGCCCGCGGCCTGGCCGTCTACCAGATGGTGTTCGCCGGCGCCCAGGCCGCCGGGGCGCTCGCCTGGGGCGCGCTGTCCGACCTGACCGGGCTGATGCCGGCGCTGATGTCGGCCACCGGGCTGATGCTGGCCGGGGCGGTCACGCTGCGCTGGTGGCCGATGCGCGACACCAGCGGCCTGGACCGCGAGCCGGCGGTGTACTGGCCGGAGCCGCACCTGGACCTCGATCCCGACGAGCACGACGGCCCGGTCCTGGTCACCGCCGCCTACCCGGTCAGCCCGCCCCACGAGACCGCGTTCATCGAGGCCATGCAGGCGGTGCGCCGCAGCCGGCTGCGCACCGGCGCGGTGCGGTGGGGGCTGTTCCGCGACGGCGAGCACGCCGGCCGGTTCGTGGAGGTCTATCTGGTGCCCAGCTGGGACGAGCACCTGCGCCAGCACACCGGCCGGCTGACCGGCGCGGATCAGGCCGTCGAGGAGCGCGCCCGGGCTCTCGCGGACGGCCCGCCCGAGGTCAGCCACCTGCTCTCCCGGGCCTGA
- a CDS encoding transcriptional regulator, whose protein sequence is MTADTGAPDPTGHPTIGLDEVVHQRVRLGILAIAHEARRVEFGYLRTHLDLTAGNLSRHLSVLETAGLVDIEKGYEGKRARTWITLTTAGKTALAEEIGRLRTLIARVETTTEDR, encoded by the coding sequence ATGACCGCCGACACCGGCGCCCCTGACCCGACCGGCCACCCGACCATCGGCCTCGACGAGGTGGTGCACCAGCGGGTACGGCTCGGCATCCTCGCGATCGCTCACGAAGCACGGCGGGTCGAGTTCGGTTATCTGCGCACCCATCTCGACCTGACCGCCGGCAACCTCTCCAGACACCTGAGCGTGCTGGAGACGGCCGGCCTGGTCGACATCGAGAAGGGCTACGAGGGCAAGCGCGCCCGCACCTGGATCACCCTCACCACCGCCGGGAAAACCGCCCTCGCCGAGGAGATCGGCCGCCTCAGGACGCTGATCGCCCGCGTCGAGACCACCACGGAGGACCGATGA
- a CDS encoding alpha/beta fold hydrolase, with translation MRESPRFHSRYLTTAGVRTHDRHCGRPTGLPVVLVHGLAVSHRYLMPTARALAAHHPVLVPDLPGFGRSGKPRRAYDVGRHAGHLAAWLDALGLDRVCLAGHSFGAEVVARLAVLRPDLVAAVVLAAPTTDPVARSRRALIGRWVLDLLVEAPWQALVLARDVADAKPWRVLATVGHSVRNAIEDDLRRLPVPPLVLGGALDPVAPLLWRAEVAAMTGGVPVSVPAAAHNVLTTSGRRSADAIVRHLRRVHGVPEQSCVSETPKSASSAARPAAWSCCSSR, from the coding sequence ATGCGCGAAAGTCCACGGTTCCACAGCCGGTACCTCACCACCGCCGGGGTGCGTACGCACGACCGCCACTGCGGCCGGCCGACCGGCCTGCCGGTGGTGCTGGTGCACGGCCTCGCCGTCTCGCACCGCTACCTGATGCCCACCGCCCGGGCGCTGGCCGCTCACCACCCGGTCCTGGTGCCGGACCTGCCCGGCTTCGGGCGCAGCGGCAAACCCCGCCGGGCGTACGACGTCGGCCGGCACGCCGGGCACCTGGCCGCCTGGCTGGACGCGCTGGGACTGGACCGGGTGTGCCTCGCCGGGCACTCGTTCGGCGCCGAGGTGGTGGCCCGGCTCGCGGTGCTGCGCCCGGACCTGGTCGCCGCCGTGGTGCTGGCCGCCCCGACCACCGATCCGGTCGCCCGCTCGCGGCGCGCGCTGATCGGCCGCTGGGTGCTCGACCTGCTCGTCGAGGCGCCCTGGCAGGCGCTGGTGCTGGCCCGCGACGTGGCCGACGCCAAGCCGTGGCGGGTGCTGGCGACCGTCGGGCACTCGGTGCGCAACGCGATCGAGGACGATCTGCGACGGCTGCCGGTGCCGCCGCTGGTGCTGGGCGGCGCGCTGGACCCGGTGGCGCCGCTGCTCTGGCGGGCCGAGGTGGCGGCGATGACCGGCGGGGTGCCGGTGAGCGTCCCGGCCGCCGCGCACAACGTGCTGACCACCTCGGGCCGGCGGTCAGCCGACGCGATCGTCAGGCATCTACGCCGGGTCCACGGGGTACCGGAGCAGTCATGCGTATCGGAGACACCGAAGTCCGCTTCCTCGGCGGCCCGGCCGGCTGCCTGGTCATGCTGCTCGTCTCGGTGA